Proteins encoded together in one Bradyrhizobium sp. CB82 window:
- a CDS encoding amidase family protein yields MGLLDAHLAFRFGGLPAEDFAQLCSSLQAGVQNGKSMSTPRYLELDALADRLTALADRLFAEHDLLITLSTLGEATRLEDGPGSGVMSMPWSLCGLPTLSLPLLLGKHGLPIGLQLIGPKGGIALTCRSPPGSSPKPAQSSYTKPGNSNVA; encoded by the coding sequence ATGGGTCTGCTCGATGCCCATCTTGCCTTCCGATTTGGTGGGCTGCCGGCGGAAGATTTCGCGCAGCTATGCTCGTCCCTACAGGCCGGAGTGCAGAACGGCAAGAGCATGAGCACGCCGCGCTATCTCGAGCTCGATGCTCTCGCCGATCGTCTGACGGCGCTCGCAGATCGTCTCTTCGCGGAGCACGACCTGCTTATCACTCTCTCGACGCTCGGCGAAGCGACGCGGCTCGAAGACGGGCCTGGTTCGGGCGTGATGTCGATGCCCTGGAGCCTCTGCGGCTTACCAACGCTTTCCCTGCCGCTGCTGCTAGGCAAGCACGGTCTACCGATCGGGCTTCAACTCATCGGCCCAAAGGGCGGGATCGCTCTCACTTGCAGGTCGCCGCCTGGGTCGTCGCCGAAACCAGCCCAATCATCTTACACCAAGCCTGGGAATTCCAATGTCGCCTGA
- a CDS encoding amidase: MRAWSYLDRDLGCEQARRADARQAVGEPLGPLHGLPVGVRDVFDTADMPSEYGSALYRARVPEADAAAVSKLHEAGAIILGKTATSEFGMYHPPPTRNPHDLLRSPGVSSSGSAAAVVDYRTPLALGTQHTASTTLPASFCGAFAFKPSLGFTKMTGSNILVPAHLGLLARSVDDLALFAGAFNPALAELDPVERFPSPRIAFVRGPGWTNVTFDAATALKTLLSRIRVPTPNRSCHPNSIGP, from the coding sequence ATGAGAGCGTGGAGTTATCTCGATCGCGATCTGGGATGTGAACAGGCAAGGCGCGCAGATGCGCGGCAAGCCGTTGGCGAGCCGCTCGGTCCCCTGCACGGGCTCCCCGTCGGGGTGCGAGACGTCTTCGATACTGCCGATATGCCGTCGGAATACGGTAGTGCGCTTTATCGCGCGAGGGTACCGGAAGCCGACGCCGCTGCGGTGAGCAAGCTGCACGAGGCCGGGGCAATCATCCTCGGAAAGACTGCGACCTCCGAATTTGGCATGTACCATCCACCGCCCACGCGGAATCCGCATGACCTCTTGCGCTCGCCAGGAGTTTCCTCCTCCGGCTCGGCCGCGGCCGTCGTGGACTATAGGACGCCGCTTGCCCTCGGGACGCAGCATACTGCCTCGACCACGTTGCCCGCGTCCTTCTGCGGCGCCTTCGCTTTCAAGCCGTCGCTCGGTTTCACGAAAATGACGGGCTCGAACATTCTGGTGCCAGCGCACCTGGGTCTTTTGGCGCGCTCGGTCGATGATCTCGCGCTCTTCGCCGGCGCATTCAACCCGGCGCTTGCGGAACTCGATCCGGTCGAAAGATTTCCATCCCCCCGCATCGCCTTTGTGCGCGGACCCGGTTGGACCAATGTGACCTTCGACGCGGCAACAGCACTTAAAACCTTGCTGTCGCGGATCCGTGTGCCGACCCCGAACCGGTCCTGCCACCCGAATTCGATCGGACCGTAG
- the sctV gene encoding type III secretion system export apparatus subunit SctV, which produces MTNVLRDIIVRASANSDLMVALMLLLTISMMIMPIPIVAIDTLIGFNLGFAILLLMVALYISTPLEFSSLPSVILISTVFRLALTISTTRLILAEGDAGSIIHTFGDFVISGNIVVGIVIFLVVTMVQFIVVAKGAERVAEVAARFTLDALPGKQMGIDAELRNGHIDQDEARSRRATLEKESQLYGAMDGAMKFVKGDAIAGLVVICINMLGGVTIGLLSKGMTFAEALQQYTLLTIGDALISQIPSLLLSITAGTIITRVNGVAKLNLGTDIVNQLTANPHALRLAACVLVVMGAIPGFPLPVFFVLAAVFVAASFADGVIHSAKKSADVSSQATAQPPKQTVPAEALPIALYLAPSLIQAIDKDELQQHIARVSGLVSADLGITIPRIPVEVDERLPASQFRVDVEGVPVDQDLIDPTQLALNDDVANIELSGIPFRHDPETDKIWIEQSNAPALKAAGIGHRRPVEILALRVHSALTRYAQCLVGIQETRQLLARMEAEYSDLVKEVLRTTQIPKVADVLRRLLDEGIPIRNTRLVLEALAEWSGREQNTVLLTEYVRSGLKRQICHRYANAHRVVPVFIIERQTEEIVRSAVRDTAKGPYLVLTEGQSEALLSKMRQINSNRVPGQTQPVILASMDVRRFVRGFLTRNGIDLAVLSYQDLAPDFTIQPVGSITLTAAKDKAPSEQLRNMLATADSPA; this is translated from the coding sequence ATGACCAACGTCCTGCGTGACATCATTGTGCGCGCGTCGGCCAACTCCGATTTGATGGTCGCGTTGATGCTGCTTCTAACGATCAGCATGATGATCATGCCGATCCCGATAGTAGCGATCGATACGCTCATTGGCTTCAATCTGGGCTTCGCCATACTGCTGTTGATGGTTGCGCTCTATATCAGCACGCCGCTTGAGTTCTCGTCCTTGCCGAGCGTCATTCTGATCTCGACAGTATTCCGTCTGGCGCTCACCATCTCGACGACGCGACTAATCTTGGCCGAGGGGGATGCTGGCAGCATCATTCACACGTTCGGTGACTTCGTCATATCGGGAAATATCGTCGTCGGCATCGTCATATTCTTGGTCGTGACCATGGTGCAATTCATCGTCGTCGCCAAGGGCGCTGAACGGGTGGCGGAGGTGGCGGCGCGCTTCACGCTCGACGCTCTGCCCGGCAAGCAAATGGGAATCGATGCGGAGCTGCGCAATGGCCATATCGATCAGGACGAGGCCCGCAGCCGGCGCGCGACATTGGAGAAAGAAAGCCAGCTTTATGGGGCCATGGACGGCGCCATGAAATTCGTGAAGGGCGATGCCATCGCAGGGTTGGTGGTTATCTGCATCAATATGCTGGGTGGGGTCACCATTGGCCTGCTCTCCAAGGGCATGACTTTCGCCGAGGCGCTCCAACAGTATACCCTGCTGACGATAGGTGATGCGCTCATTTCGCAGATTCCCTCGCTCCTGCTCTCGATTACAGCCGGAACAATCATCACTCGCGTCAATGGGGTTGCCAAGCTCAATCTTGGAACCGATATCGTCAACCAGCTCACGGCCAATCCTCACGCATTGCGACTGGCTGCCTGCGTCCTGGTTGTAATGGGGGCGATTCCGGGTTTCCCGCTCCCCGTCTTCTTCGTTTTAGCCGCGGTTTTTGTGGCAGCGAGCTTTGCCGACGGTGTGATCCACAGCGCTAAGAAGAGCGCGGATGTCTCCAGCCAGGCCACCGCTCAGCCTCCCAAGCAAACCGTGCCTGCGGAGGCACTTCCAATCGCGTTGTACCTCGCACCAAGTCTGATACAGGCGATCGACAAAGACGAATTGCAACAGCACATTGCGCGCGTTTCGGGATTAGTCTCAGCTGATCTGGGCATCACTATACCGCGCATCCCCGTCGAGGTCGACGAGCGCTTGCCAGCGTCACAGTTCAGGGTGGATGTCGAGGGCGTGCCGGTCGATCAGGATCTAATTGATCCAACGCAGCTCGCGCTCAACGATGATGTGGCCAACATTGAACTCAGCGGCATCCCGTTCCGGCATGACCCGGAGACGGACAAAATCTGGATCGAACAAAGCAATGCACCGGCGCTCAAGGCGGCCGGTATCGGGCACCGCCGTCCTGTTGAAATTCTGGCCTTGCGCGTCCATTCGGCGTTGACCCGCTATGCACAGTGCTTGGTGGGTATCCAGGAGACGCGCCAATTGCTGGCCCGAATGGAAGCGGAGTATTCCGATCTGGTGAAGGAAGTCTTGCGTACGACCCAGATTCCTAAGGTCGCCGATGTCCTGCGGCGCCTTTTGGACGAGGGAATTCCGATCCGAAATACCCGGCTGGTTTTGGAAGCATTGGCCGAATGGAGTGGACGAGAACAAAACACCGTCTTGCTCACGGAATATGTTCGCTCCGGTTTGAAGCGGCAGATCTGCCACCGCTATGCCAACGCGCACCGTGTCGTGCCCGTCTTTATCATCGAGCGTCAAACTGAGGAGATCGTGCGCAGCGCGGTGCGCGATACCGCCAAAGGACCCTACCTGGTCTTGACGGAGGGGCAAAGCGAAGCGCTGCTGTCAAAGATGCGTCAGATCAATTCGAACAGAGTTCCAGGTCAGACCCAACCAGTTATCCTTGCTTCGATGGACGTACGACGCTTTGTCCGCGGTTTCCTCACCCGCAATGGGATCGATCTTGCTGTTCTATCCTATCAGGACCTTGCCCCGGACTTCACAATCCAGCCAGTTGGATCGATCACATTGACAGCTGCGAAGGACAAGGCTCCCTCGGAGCAACTTCGCAACATGCTTGCGACAGCCGACTCACCGGCTTAG
- a CDS encoding HrpF/NolX family T3SS translocon protein, with protein MQLNNFSQPASSNHTQFLVPGASSRQSDASLFEAAVSLYSPQDKSEDPSTSADQRQSKLQMAQDSTDELPEHLKATIKALDKAFEQEKASDEEKASAQDESSNSPVEETAPPPPPPAAEPVASSRITWNGGTLTDEELQIVAVLNRHKDQCPLSWDSLADKANDPSTPPDLKEAINKLRQDPELFYAIGSQGDGRCGGKIKEKDLTEFSASHSQVANFQEQQAHSYEQNYIPSDGTGDGQPSVMALNDALRELYRYSDYLPKSLSLDDFKQIVDGTAKTGKCPPQVIAAAQYFLDHADAWKGLYGGAIDKVHKEDFLQVASSSMNLTQSELDTLGTINKNQSAFFGDGDLTRDKLARMADDKSLDPSVRQAASQLLSDPLLFGLLNNSITGYKTHHKFFDFGGGHTVDSGNISNDDFTHFYSNMSGANRTVQQVKTHAPTTAADQDAVADMMTGVADQPDIKSAKKNGGALMHVVDDVLKVGTKVLDVAATAVGLLGFIPVLGEVADAISMGLELESQAANILHTAITGGNMKKALAEAGINLAAQALGCISGPEVKLAIREGLAKTVLEEAAARGIDMTISEAQSYADNYLNDLKEKLETEPTRDADVPSKDATTESSQNVA; from the coding sequence ATGCAACTCAACAACTTCTCGCAACCCGCCAGTTCGAATCACACTCAGTTTCTTGTTCCGGGAGCTTCGTCGCGGCAAAGCGATGCTTCGCTCTTCGAGGCAGCAGTGTCCCTTTATTCGCCGCAAGACAAATCCGAAGATCCCTCCACGTCAGCGGATCAGCGGCAGTCAAAATTGCAGATGGCGCAGGACTCGACGGACGAACTGCCGGAGCATCTGAAGGCGACAATTAAGGCATTGGACAAGGCGTTTGAGCAGGAAAAGGCATCCGATGAGGAAAAGGCATCCGCGCAGGACGAGTCCTCCAACTCGCCCGTCGAGGAAACAGCGCCGCCTCCTCCGCCACCTGCGGCCGAGCCGGTGGCAAGCTCGAGGATCACGTGGAACGGCGGCACGCTTACCGATGAGGAGCTGCAGATCGTGGCCGTGCTGAATCGGCACAAGGATCAATGCCCGCTCAGTTGGGATTCGCTGGCCGATAAGGCCAACGATCCTTCGACGCCACCGGATCTGAAGGAGGCGATCAACAAATTGCGACAGGACCCGGAGCTCTTCTATGCGATCGGCTCTCAAGGCGACGGCCGCTGCGGGGGCAAGATCAAGGAGAAGGATCTAACCGAGTTCTCCGCCAGTCACTCACAGGTGGCTAATTTCCAGGAGCAGCAGGCGCACAGCTACGAGCAGAACTACATTCCATCCGATGGTACCGGAGATGGTCAACCGTCGGTCATGGCCTTGAATGATGCATTGCGCGAGCTTTACCGGTATTCCGACTACCTGCCCAAGTCTCTGAGTCTGGACGATTTCAAGCAGATCGTCGACGGCACGGCCAAGACGGGCAAGTGTCCCCCCCAGGTGATCGCGGCGGCACAATACTTCCTCGACCACGCGGACGCCTGGAAGGGGTTGTACGGCGGCGCGATCGATAAAGTCCACAAAGAGGACTTTCTGCAAGTCGCTTCATCATCCATGAATCTCACGCAGAGCGAGCTCGACACGCTCGGAACGATCAACAAGAATCAGTCCGCGTTTTTCGGGGACGGTGACCTGACACGAGACAAGCTGGCGCGCATGGCCGACGACAAGAGTCTCGATCCAAGCGTACGCCAAGCAGCGTCACAGCTGCTCTCGGACCCGCTGTTGTTTGGTTTGCTGAACAATTCGATTACGGGCTATAAGACCCATCATAAGTTCTTCGACTTCGGCGGCGGGCATACGGTCGATTCCGGTAATATCAGCAACGACGACTTCACGCACTTCTACAGCAACATGTCAGGTGCGAATCGCACCGTTCAGCAGGTAAAGACCCACGCCCCCACGACCGCCGCCGACCAGGACGCTGTCGCGGACATGATGACCGGGGTTGCCGACCAACCCGATATCAAGTCTGCGAAGAAGAATGGCGGAGCCCTCATGCATGTGGTCGATGACGTGCTCAAGGTAGGCACTAAGGTGCTTGACGTGGCGGCCACGGCAGTCGGCTTACTCGGCTTCATTCCGGTCCTGGGCGAAGTGGCCGATGCCATATCGATGGGGCTTGAGCTCGAGTCGCAAGCAGCGAACATTCTGCACACGGCCATTACCGGAGGCAATATGAAGAAGGCGCTGGCAGAAGCCGGCATCAATCTCGCGGCGCAGGCCCTTGGTTGTATCTCTGGGCCCGAGGTCAAATTGGCGATACGCGAGGGTCTCGCAAAGACGGTGCTGGAAGAGGCTGCGGCGAGGGGGATCGATATGACGATCTCGGAGGCGCAATCCTATGCGGACAACTATTTGAACGACCTCAAGGAAAAGCTTGAGACCGAGCCCACGCGAGATGCAGATGTTCCGAGCAAGGACGCCACCACGGAGTCATCTCAGAATGTGGCATGA
- a CDS encoding alkaline phosphatase family protein, which produces MSPELSWSHSDPARPPIEVNGRLYRWPKRPTVVVCFDGCDPSYLQAASAAGVIPTCDRLRRTGYWGTALAAMPTFTNPNNVSIVCGVSPVVHGVSGNFYIDRETGREIMMVDATPMRAPTVLAAFSQAGASVAAVTAKDKLRKALGRDLKGIALSAEGRIVRQSPRTTSPTCMHWSAAPSRINIRLISRSSCSTRA; this is translated from the coding sequence ATGTCGCCTGAATTGTCGTGGTCGCATTCTGATCCCGCCCGCCCGCCGATCGAAGTCAACGGCCGTCTCTATCGCTGGCCAAAGCGACCGACTGTGGTGGTTTGCTTTGACGGCTGCGATCCGTCCTATCTGCAGGCCGCAAGTGCGGCGGGGGTTATCCCGACTTGTGATCGCCTGCGGCGTACCGGCTATTGGGGGACGGCGCTTGCCGCAATGCCTACCTTCACGAATCCCAACAACGTATCCATCGTCTGTGGTGTGTCGCCTGTCGTGCATGGCGTCTCGGGCAATTTCTACATCGACCGCGAGACAGGCCGAGAGATCATGATGGTCGACGCCACGCCGATGCGCGCGCCGACCGTTCTTGCTGCCTTCTCGCAAGCTGGCGCTTCCGTCGCAGCCGTGACCGCGAAAGACAAATTGCGCAAGGCACTCGGGCGCGATCTCAAAGGCATCGCCTTATCAGCCGAGGGGCGGATTGTGCGACAGAGTCCGAGAACGACATCGCCGACGTGCATGCACTGGTCGGCCGCACCGAGCCGGATCAATATTCGGCTGATCTCTCGCTCTTCGTGCTCGACGCGGGCGTGA
- a CDS encoding alkaline phosphatase family protein, which yields MLWLGEPDHIQHEAPLGSPEHLAVLAAADAHAGLVTSAVQQLRAAGDDILLLIGSDHGHQTVTGVVDIDAEFVMAGLKESDSSNDVMAVSNGTSALIYVDPDRAHALPALRSFLASRDWVGALFGPDELAQIGQKPEGGLAFGVSMAASEAANDFGVPGASLVAKPAMGKPDRLGCGQHGGLARYEQTPFLMVSGPGFQPGAVWRDVARIVDIAPTALAHLGLDATGMDGAPLQRPVASTQTEETR from the coding sequence GTGCTCTGGCTCGGCGAGCCGGACCATATCCAGCACGAAGCACCGCTCGGCTCGCCCGAGCACCTCGCCGTGCTTGCGGCGGCGGATGCTCATGCCGGCCTGGTCACGTCCGCGGTACAGCAACTGCGCGCTGCTGGCGACGACATCCTGCTTCTGATTGGCTCCGATCACGGCCATCAGACCGTTACCGGCGTCGTTGACATCGACGCCGAATTCGTGATGGCGGGTCTGAAGGAGAGCGATAGCTCCAACGATGTGATGGCCGTCTCGAACGGCACTTCGGCATTGATCTATGTGGATCCCGATCGCGCCCACGCGTTGCCGGCTCTCCGCAGCTTTCTCGCATCCCGCGACTGGGTCGGTGCGCTGTTCGGTCCCGACGAACTCGCACAGATCGGCCAGAAACCGGAGGGCGGCCTCGCCTTCGGCGTCTCGATGGCGGCGAGCGAGGCGGCCAACGATTTCGGCGTCCCGGGCGCGAGCCTCGTTGCCAAGCCCGCCATGGGCAAGCCGGACCGCCTCGGCTGCGGCCAGCATGGCGGGCTGGCGCGCTATGAGCAGACACCGTTTCTGATGGTGTCTGGTCCCGGCTTCCAGCCGGGTGCCGTCTGGCGGGACGTCGCCCGCATCGTTGATATCGCGCCGACTGCGCTCGCTCATCTCGGCCTTGATGCGACTGGCATGGACGGCGCGCCACTGCAACGCCCGGTGGCTAGTACCCAGACGGAGGAGACGCGATAG